A window of the Diabrotica undecimpunctata isolate CICGRU chromosome 1, icDiaUnde3, whole genome shotgun sequence genome harbors these coding sequences:
- the LOC140443678 gene encoding uncharacterized protein isoform X1, which yields MEVKQEVSDGTCQAEICYNAVGVDDVLLDVCKIEIKEELKRESTYNAFDLDLQEFPKKTEIEQEEHKFTAFEEKQVNPEGFPQQNSFEIMKTIPAHTCNQEQNMGRSDENTLNYEIRIKQLEDKSSLNKHMKIHTGNKPYVCEICLKPFSDGFNLKRHLRVHTGEKPFKCEICHKGFGMAHHLKQHIRTHTGEKCYECQTCFKQFTTAYYLKQHIKTHTGEKLYKCEICYKHFGLAHHLKQHVTTHSEEKPHKCEICFRQFTVARYLKQHIKTHTGEKIYKCEICFKRFTAATSLKQHMRSHTGEKPYKCDICLNQFSHAGGLKYHMSSHSGEKPYKCQICYKEFVLAHDLKEHIRTHTGEKPYKCEICLNQFSHTSALTRHMRLHTGEKPYKCEICLKQWIDGSSLQKHLRMHTGEKPYKCAICLNQFSQGGALKRHIMRLHTEEKPYN from the exons atggaagtaaaacaagaagTTAGTGATGGAACGTGTCAAGCAGAAATATGTTATAATGCTGTAGGTGTAGATGATGTTCTTTTAGATGtttgtaaaattgaaattaaggaGGAACTCAAGAGAGAAAGTACATACAATGCATTTGATTTAGATTTACAAGAATTTCCCAAAAAGACTGAAATAGAGCAAGAGGAACATAAATTTACGGCATTTGAAGAAAAACAAGTAAATCCTGAAG ggTTTCCACAACAAAATTCATTCGAAATTATGAAAACAATACCTGCACATACATGTAATCAAGAACAAAATATGGGTAGATCTGATGAAAATACATTAAACTATGAAATTCGTATTAAGCAATTGGAAGATAAAAGTTCTTTAAACAAACATATGAAAATTCATACTGGAAATAAACCTTATgtgtgtgaaatttgtttgaagccGTTTTCTGATGGATttaatttgaaaagacatttgagagtgcacacagGTGAAAAACCttttaagtgtgaaatttgtcatAAAGGGTTTGGTATGGCACATCATTTGAAACAACATATaagaacacacactggagaaaaatgttACGAGTGTCAAacttgttttaagcagtttactacagcatattatttaaaacaacatataaaaacccacactggagaaaaactttacaagtgtgaaatttgttataAACACTTTGGTCTAGCACATCATTTGAAACAACATGTAACAACACACTCTgaagaaaaacctcacaagtgtgaaatttgttttaggcAGTTTACTGTAGCTCGTTATTTGAAACAACATATAAAAACCCACACTGGAGAAAAaatttacaagtgtgaaatttgctttaagcgaTTTACTGCAGCAACTAGTTTAAAACAACACATGAGAtctcatactggagaaaaaccgtacaagtgtgaCATTTGTTTGAATCAGTTTTCTCATGCAGGTGGCTTGAAATACCATATGAGCTCACATagtggagaaaaaccttacaagtgccaAATTTGTTATAAGGAGTTTGTTCTAGCACATGATTTGAAAGAACATATaagaacacacactggagaaaaaccttacaagtgtgaaatttgtttgaatcAGTTTTCCCACACTAGTGCTTTGACACGACATATgcgattgcacactggagaaaaaccttacaagtgtgaaatttgtttgaaacAGTGGATTGATGGAAGCAGTTTGCAAAAACACTTAagaatgcacactggagaaaaaccttacaagtgtgcaATTTGTTTGAATCAGTTTTCTCAAGGAGGTGCTTTAAAACGACATATTATGAGATTGCACACTGAAGAAAAGCCTTACAattga